The genome window CATCTTCACACACATCTTTCCTTTCAGTGTCTACCATCAACAAGCTTTTTGCAACAAAGACAGATGGTTCACtctttctatcttcttttttGTATCATATCAAAGTCCATCCTTTCCTTGGTTGAATCTTACAACTCTTTCCTATTCTTTTTcggacatatatataaatacatatatatagatatattattTATACGTAACAAATGCATCAAACATCTTCAAATAAGCAGATTGACAGCAGTTGAGCGTCTGTGGTGCAGAGTTCTGCGCTTAGGTGGAAAGGAACTCTGCATCTATAGAACTACTCCCCTAACTAATGTTCTTTGTGATATTAATCGGTAATGATTGCCTTACTATAATGAAAAAGGAGAGGTCTCAACGCGTATGGAATAGTCAAATGGAAGCGAGGTCAATAGATCTGCCTTTATCGCTGGAAGACCTTCATGGGGTACACTTCGTATTGGAATCCTTCGCTCTTTAAGActtaaaagaagagagaaaagagagcttTTGACTGTACAATCGAGGAGTACCCCTAGGTTTCTCCACGCTTTAATTAGAGTTATATATTGTTAGCATATAGCATATCTTTGTGAGATGAGGTAGATTATACTCGATGGGAAAAGCTTGAGCTAAGATTCCAAGTAATCTTTGGATCGAGATCCGAAAACTGAGGTGTCAGTGCTTCAGCCCACAGAACGTGCAGTGACAGATGTTAGTTTGCATGAACAATGAATTATCTAATAATGGTCACCAAAAATGAGgttaaaaataagaataaaatggATTATAGTTTGTATTGCAAGGATCAACTGTGAGAAAAGATTCGATATGACCTACGAGAAATATCTTAATGCTCGATGCTGTCTCACTTGGAAGCTTCCTCGCGTCATTTACATTGGTGTGGTCAGCGTTCAGTAGCTGCAGCAAGAACAAATCCCTGGCATTGGCACGGGCACAGAGACTTTAGGGATGCGTGCCAAAGTACTATCCAACTAGTTTTATATTGGATGGGGTTGTTTTGAGTTCAAAGCAATATCATATTTGTCGGAAAGTTTGAGTTGACTTTTCAAGTATGAATAATAATTCATTTGTGACAATCGGGACGTAATGATGCATCCAATATTATCAGGTTGGTTGGTATTACGTAGAGATCATGTTTATCTCAGAGAATGACACTTTGGGACACTTCAACATCTCAGGATCATGGTGTGGATTTATGTGGCCATCGGAGCTGTAGCAGTGTTGATGAATTGCCTCTTCCTACTGTTGATTTGGTGGGAAGTTTCAGCCATAGACTATAGATAAGAAAGCACATTTCTTGCATAGTGATAGCAGGAATATTCATTTAATCAGAGATCGGTACGTGGCGGATTAAgctaattattcaaatataaaatactTCTAGAATATTTCGTTCGTACCGTAAAATATTTCTTCCAACTGGATCAATCTTACGAGATATATCATACCATATGTCGATTTTTCACGTACTCAAACAAAAGGTCAATGTCGAGTCGACACGTATGTTCGAAGACTTGTGCATGTATGTTCAAACCAAGTAGAATCGATCATGAACATCGTCCCCCGATAGTGAAGAAAAATGCAATCTATGTATGTGGTGGCTTTACGGAGTGGCACTTAGGTGTAACCAGTTGCTAGTAATTGTTAGCAGCAGTAATCGTTTCTATTGTCACATATCATGCACAATACAAAGTGGATACTGGAGCTGCTTAAAAGTTCGCAGCAAGTAGTTCTTTCTAGAGTCCGGATGTGAACTTTCGATAGGGTGCCCAAATCGATCACAGGGTCAGCATGCATTATAATAAATAGGAGAAGATTTTTATGATCCATAGTGCATATTATTCAATGGGGAGCAGCTTTGACACAGTGGAAAAGGTTGGATTTCTCATTCCCTTCCTCTTCCCACTCTTCCTATCGTTGACAGAAAGCATGGGTGACCTGAGCTGAGGTTTCCTCGTCGCTCAGTGTGTCAATCGAAAAGACTGTACTGTACAACTTGGGGGTGTGTGAGAAGGCCTCTGGAGGAACTGCAATCGCTTTTATGATTACAGGGTCCTGCTGCTTGAAAGCGTCCCTGGAAATCGCCATTGGATCAAGCTGTATGGTCCTCGACTGGTGACTTGAGAGAGAATCTCAGGGGCAAGCCATTCAGGGGCAGCACAAAAGGTCCGAACTGAATACCGCTTTGGCATCCCACCATAGACCACCTGATAGAGATAGCAATGCATCAACACCAGGAAGAGAGGTCAACGGAGACGAAAAGTCAAGGGGCGGTATCTGACTTTTGATGGTTTTGGCTGGGTTACCTGTATTTGGTGGTGAGGTGATGGAGGAGCACGAGCATCTCCAGCTTCGCGAGTTCATTGCCAGGGCAGGAATGGGACCCGTTTCCAAATGGCATGAAAGTGTTGGGTTTTGGAGCAACCTGCAACAGTCGACAAAAAAGAGACCAGAATTATTTGTCTGCAGGAGGAGGAAAGGCGACTGATGGAGATAGGGGCGGCGCGGCCGTCCTCCTTCGCCCACCTCAAATCTGGAGGGATCAAAATTTTCCGGGTCAGCGAAGTTATCCGGGCTGTGGTGAATGTTTCGGAAGAGCGGCAACACCTTCCAACCCTTGGGAATCAGATACCCTGCACCACATCACACGGGGAGAAGTCAGCACAGCAAATACCTCCGCCGACATCCTTTGCATGGATAGAGGTTGTGACGCCAACTCACCTTCGTACTCCACATCTTCCACCGCTTCTCTGAAGGTAAAAGATAAGACGGAGGCCACCCTCATCGTCTCCTGAATCACCCTCGATGTGAGTGGCATCCTCTTGGTATCAGCCCAAGTCAGGGACTTGCCGTCTTTGCTCCTCGTGATCTCCTCTTGCTCTTCCTGAGATACGCAGTCCATGTCAAGCTCTTTCTACTGAAAACGACACTTGGAgatgggaggaggaagaggaagaagaaagcatCTTACCGTCACTGCTCGTAAGATGCCTGGGTTATCCCCGAGGTACTTGACAATCCAGGTGAGCACGCTGGCAGTGGTGTCCCGGGCTGCAAAGATGACGCCGATAATGTTGTCGGCAATCTGATCGTCGGTGAGCGCTTCTTTGGTTTCCATGAAAGAGCCAAGCAGACCATTGGCCTCCGTCTTCGACTGCGTCCTCCTGGACGACACAATCTTGGCCACAATTTGAGCCAGCTGTTTCCTGGCCTTCATTGCCTTGTAGAAGAGGGTCCCAGGCAGGTTGACGGGCATGGAGTTGTACCCCTTCTCCAGGGTGTAGTAACACTGCTTCAGATCCTCGATGTAGCAGATCTCATCATTCCCAAAGATAGAGAGGAGTGCCACATTGAACGCGTACTGCAGGAAAGCAGCGGACGCGCATCAAAACAGAGAGACAGACGACGGGAACACAAGGGAAAAGGAGGAGCAGAGCATCAAAGAAAAGCGATCTTTCACGGTGTTGGAAGGTCAGAAGTCGACCGAATCAATTTCCTACAGGTTTGACTTTGCAGCAGCTCAAATTTAGATTTGTAGTAGCGTCTGCGAGAGCTTACCGTCTTCATTTCAAGGAAGGTATTAACGAAACGGCCGTCCCAGGAGCGCAAGGCCCGGAGAGCGGCTGCCTCAATGCCGGCGACGGAGCCGCGGATGGCGTCGGGCATGAGAGCCCGCAGCACGAGGCGGCGGAGGCGGGCGTGGTAGTCGCCCTGCTGGAAGAAGATGGCCTGGGGACCCAGCATCCGCTCCTTGCTCGCGGGGAACGTCGGCTTGAACAGGTGAGCCCGCGTCACCAGCACGAACCTTGCCGCCTCAGGGCTCGACACCATGACGCAGGGGCAGCCCAGGATGTGGGTCTTAAAGATGGGACCGTACCTGCAACCACCATCACCACCAGCAGCGTTATGTGCGGTGACAAAAAGGAAATGGGACATCGACAACAATCCTTTTCCACCGACAGGCAGAAGCCACGAACCTCTTCTGCTTGAGGGCGAAGAAGGCGTTGGGATTGTTGGAGTAGAGCTGCAAGGTCTCTCCAATATAAGGCCAGCCCATGGAGCCCGGCGGCAAGGGCAGACTACGGGACCCGGTGAGGAATGCTCGCGAAAGCAGATAGTAGATGAGGCACAGGAACAGGAAGCAGAGGGTGAGGGACGGAAAAAGCATGATCGTCAAGGACGCATTCGGGACGACGGTGGCGACGCAAGTGGAACTCATCGTTGgtcggagaggaggaggaggaggacagggGAAGGTGTGGATTATCCTGTGTGAGGATTTGATGTGCGTCAATGGGGAGGGAAGGGGGTTTTATAGGGGAGCCAATACAGCCGATGCACCCACGGAAATCTATTCCAGCTAATGTAGCTGAACCTCGGAACACTGAATGAAGCAGTGATCATAATATGCATCATTGCAATGCAATTGTTGGGAAAGATAGAAGAAAGACAAAAAGTaatataaaacataaataaataaataatgatcaATGAGTGTAAGCTTCCCAAAGAAATGAAATAGTACGTGTCAAATCACTTGCACGTGTTTGACTTTCCAATCCATACTCTGTCAGTGTTTTTTTTCTCCAAGTATTTAGAGCTGAGTAGAAAAACTAAATAAAGCGAAAGTCAAACTCTCTTCCCAAGTTTTTGTTcttcataaatatatttatttatttacttaaatTCAGATAGATTCAGACTAAGTATTAACTATGTTTTTGTACGGGGGATTGCAAAAATGGATGAGTAGAAAGGTATTAAACCAACTAAAAGAATGGAAAATGTAATGTTAGAGAAGCCATGGAGATCAAATAGGTGGAGAAGAGTCGAGCAAAAAAGGGTTAATTATGAGGGGAAGAAGTGGTGAGGTAAAAATAGGAAGATGAGACCCACTGGGGGGGAAGCTTAGTGGGGAGCTACTACTCTTCACTTTAAATAAAGGGTTGGATCCTTCATAGCTCCAGCCAATTACGCGTGTGATCTGAGTTGTTGACACATGGAATGGGCCTTCCATTCTATACCACAGCTCTTCGATTGTCTTTTTATggcctactctctctctctctctctctctaatcaaTAAAAAGATTATAGCTTGCCATCTATTTCTGGCTTTCTCATGGCTGTTTATCTTTCATTACCTGATCTCATCATTTATGTCTACGAAAAATCAAACCATGAAGGAATGTGATGTAGCGTGTGATTGACGTTTTACACCACATATCATCACTTGTCCGAAATGAATCGATTTCGCTTCGATCCATCATTGTGTTACTCACAAGTTTCAAGAACAAGAGAGTGACGGCGCAGCATAATCTTGGATTAGGCATCTAATTCTAGACATTAAGTGTCTACTCGCTTGCTTTGAGG of Musa acuminata AAA Group cultivar baxijiao chromosome BXJ1-7, Cavendish_Baxijiao_AAA, whole genome shotgun sequence contains these proteins:
- the LOC135678420 gene encoding abscisic acid 8'-hydroxylase 1-like is translated as MSSTCVATVVPNASLTIMLFPSLTLCFLFLCLIYYLLSRAFLTGSRSLPLPPGSMGWPYIGETLQLYSNNPNAFFALKQKRYGPIFKTHILGCPCVMVSSPEAARFVLVTRAHLFKPTFPASKERMLGPQAIFFQQGDYHARLRRLVLRALMPDAIRGSVAGIEAAALRALRSWDGRFVNTFLEMKTYAFNVALLSIFGNDEICYIEDLKQCYYTLEKGYNSMPVNLPGTLFYKAMKARKQLAQIVAKIVSSRRTQSKTEANGLLGSFMETKEALTDDQIADNIIGVIFAARDTTASVLTWIVKYLGDNPGILRAVTEEQEEITRSKDGKSLTWADTKRMPLTSRVIQETMRVASVLSFTFREAVEDVEYEGYLIPKGWKVLPLFRNIHHSPDNFADPENFDPSRFEVAPKPNTFMPFGNGSHSCPGNELAKLEMLVLLHHLTTKYRWSMVGCQSGIQFGPFVLPLNGLPLRFSLKSPVEDHTA